One genomic region from Clostridium saccharobutylicum DSM 13864 encodes:
- a CDS encoding class I SAM-dependent rRNA methyltransferase, which yields MKEVTLTVKKEFVNRYKKGYPLILEEALENSKVLKDEGQLITLVDKDKTFLGKGYYGKQNKGCGWILSNSKNSNIEYKFFYDKLRNAFSKRMKLYHSKDTTAFRVFNGEGDGIGGITIDYFDEYYLITWYSKGVYVFKEHIIKAIKSLVSFDGIYEKKRFEENGMVVDEDSYLIGRKAPEPLVVKENGVNFAIYLNDGAMVGVFLDQKEVRKSIRQKYSRGKRVLNTFSYTGAFSMAAAKGGAITTSVDLASRSLEKTTENFRINGINPEEHDIVVEDIFLYFKHAKEENLKFDVVILDPPSFATSKDNRFSAAKDYKDLVKSAIAITEDEGVIVSSTNCATFNMDKFKRFIDQAFKECNKNYEILEEHNLPEDFAVTNKFPEGNYLKVVFVRVY from the coding sequence ATGAAAGAAGTAACACTTACAGTAAAAAAAGAATTTGTAAATAGATACAAGAAAGGATACCCTTTAATTCTTGAAGAAGCCTTGGAGAATAGTAAGGTTTTAAAGGATGAAGGGCAACTAATAACTCTTGTAGATAAAGATAAAACTTTTTTAGGAAAAGGGTATTATGGAAAACAAAATAAAGGCTGTGGCTGGATTTTAAGTAATAGTAAGAATAGTAATATAGAATATAAGTTTTTTTATGATAAATTAAGAAATGCATTTTCTAAAAGAATGAAGCTTTATCATTCAAAAGATACTACTGCATTTAGAGTATTTAATGGAGAAGGAGATGGAATTGGAGGTATAACCATTGACTACTTTGATGAATATTATCTAATAACTTGGTATAGCAAAGGTGTTTATGTTTTTAAAGAGCATATAATTAAAGCTATAAAGTCATTGGTATCTTTTGATGGAATCTATGAAAAAAAGAGATTTGAAGAAAATGGTATGGTTGTAGATGAGGATAGTTATTTGATTGGAAGGAAAGCACCAGAACCCCTTGTAGTTAAAGAAAATGGAGTTAATTTTGCAATATATCTTAATGATGGTGCAATGGTTGGAGTATTTTTAGATCAAAAAGAAGTTAGAAAATCTATTAGACAGAAATATTCTAGGGGAAAGAGAGTTCTAAATACTTTCTCGTATACAGGAGCATTTTCCATGGCAGCTGCAAAAGGTGGAGCTATTACTACAAGTGTGGATTTAGCAAGTAGAAGCTTAGAAAAGACGACTGAGAATTTTAGAATAAATGGTATTAATCCTGAGGAACATGATATAGTAGTTGAAGATATTTTTCTTTATTTTAAACATGCCAAAGAAGAAAATTTGAAATTTGATGTAGTTATACTTGATCCACCAAGCTTTGCAACATCTAAAGATAACAGATTTAGTGCTGCAAAAGATTATAAGGATTTAGTTAAATCTGCTATAGCTATAACTGAAGATGAAGGGGTAATTGTATCATCTACAAATTGTGCTACATTTAATATGGATAAGTTTAAGAGATTTATAGATCAGGCATTTAAAGAATGTAATAAAAATTATGAAATATTAGAAGAACATAATCTTCCAGAAGACTTTGCGGTAACAAATAAATTCCCAGAAGGAAATTATTTGAAGGTTGTATTTGTAAGAGTTTATTAA
- a CDS encoding DUF4931 domain-containing protein, which translates to MEQEKYLVFLNHINRDKPNDFRKINVKECPFCNREKLVNIIDKSGPFILLKNKYPTLEDTYQLVLIETYTCDTDMGEYDVEYMDKLIRFGVKHWLKLEEDNTYKSVIFYKNHGPHSGGSLKHPHMQIVGLKNIDYKLNVKDEYFEGIEIYKSENCLVNLSNKPINGFTEFNIIINDDLYALNELSYNIRKVVHYVLNNYFVKCDSFNIFFYHWKQRIICKITPRFTTSPLLLGYGIKQVSSIEHDIADKLRTMYFQ; encoded by the coding sequence ATGGAGCAAGAAAAATACCTGGTATTCCTAAATCATATTAATAGAGATAAGCCTAATGATTTTAGAAAAATAAATGTAAAAGAATGTCCATTTTGTAATAGAGAAAAGCTTGTAAACATTATTGATAAAAGTGGTCCATTTATATTATTAAAAAATAAGTACCCTACTTTAGAGGATACTTATCAATTAGTCCTTATAGAAACCTATACTTGCGATACTGATATGGGAGAATATGATGTAGAATATATGGATAAATTAATACGATTTGGGGTTAAACATTGGTTAAAGCTTGAGGAAGATAATACCTATAAATCAGTTATATTTTATAAAAATCATGGTCCTCATTCTGGAGGAAGTTTAAAACATCCCCATATGCAAATTGTAGGACTCAAAAATATTGATTATAAATTAAACGTAAAAGATGAATATTTTGAAGGAATAGAGATTTATAAAAGCGAAAACTGTTTGGTAAACTTATCGAATAAGCCAATTAATGGGTTTACTGAATTTAATATTATTATAAATGATGACTTATATGCATTAAATGAACTTTCATATAATATAAGAAAAGTTGTTCACTATGTATTAAATAATTATTTTGTAAAGTGTGATAGTTTTAATATATTCTTCTATCATTGGAAACAAAGAATAATATGTAAGATAACACCTAGGTTTACAACATCACCATTATTATTAGGATATGGAATAAAACAAGTATCTAGCATTGAGCATGATATAGCAGATAAATTAAGAACTATGTATTTTCAGTAG
- the pulA gene encoding type I pullulanase, giving the protein MNLLGNDYNNYSGKLGMQYSKESTKFILWAPNANNARLALYGKDGRSYTNAPERILDMNRGEQGTWSIEVKEDLNGEFYNYLVTNSGSEREVVDPYAKALGVNGNRGMVIDLRATDPIDFDKDEKPELSSAAGSVIYEVHVRDFSINEESGIKPDVKGKFLAFCEHGTTVQGKYTKTGIDYLRDLGITHVHLLPSFDYETVDETKLNLPQYNWGYDPKNYFAPEGSYSTDPYSGEKRIKEFKEMVKCLHKSGIRIVMDMVYNHTYKTYDSNLNLSVPGYYYRQDSNGYFSNGSGCGNELASERYMVRKLIVDSVIYWAKEYHIDGFRFDLMGLHDIETMKQIRTKLDEIDPSILMYGEGWTGGGTPLSGEYAATKQNVVKFDKMQIAAFSDDTRDAVKGHVFNINERGYVNGRTGLEETIKFCIVGATGQKDINYDRVIYSHWSWANEPYQCINYISAHDNYTLWDKLAMSNKDSSVEKRKSMNKLAAAIILTSQGIPFFQAGEEFLRTKKNDDGSFNHDSYNSPDRINNLEWKRAFEYKDIVNYYRGLIKLRKKYKAFRMNSCEEIKKNLIFLEKGESYYKENVVAYKIEDNSGKNLCNTIVVIFNPNDEEAFVDLKDCGWSVLVNKEKAGVDEIYSIAGNNITVPSKCAHVLIKK; this is encoded by the coding sequence ATGAATTTATTAGGTAATGATTATAATAATTATAGCGGCAAACTGGGAATGCAATATTCTAAAGAAAGCACTAAGTTCATATTATGGGCACCAAATGCAAATAATGCACGATTAGCCTTATACGGAAAAGATGGAAGAAGTTATACTAATGCTCCTGAAAGAATTTTAGATATGAACAGAGGAGAGCAAGGTACTTGGAGCATAGAAGTTAAGGAAGATTTAAATGGAGAATTTTATAATTATTTAGTCACTAATAGCGGAAGTGAAAGAGAAGTAGTAGATCCTTATGCTAAGGCATTAGGGGTTAATGGAAATAGAGGTATGGTAATAGATCTCAGGGCTACTGATCCTATAGACTTTGATAAAGATGAAAAGCCAGAATTGAGTAGTGCTGCGGGATCTGTAATATATGAAGTGCATGTAAGGGATTTTTCAATAAATGAAGAATCAGGCATAAAGCCTGATGTAAAGGGCAAGTTTCTTGCTTTTTGTGAACATGGAACCACAGTACAAGGAAAATATACAAAGACAGGAATTGATTATCTAAGGGATCTTGGAATCACACATGTGCATTTACTTCCAAGTTTTGATTATGAGACTGTTGATGAAACTAAATTGAATTTACCCCAATATAATTGGGGATATGATCCTAAAAATTATTTTGCTCCAGAAGGTTCGTATTCAACAGATCCTTATAGTGGAGAAAAGCGAATTAAAGAATTTAAAGAGATGGTTAAGTGTCTTCATAAATCTGGGATAAGAATTGTAATGGATATGGTTTATAATCATACTTATAAAACTTATGATTCTAATCTTAATTTATCAGTTCCGGGATATTATTATCGCCAGGATTCAAATGGATATTTTTCAAATGGATCTGGATGTGGAAATGAATTAGCATCAGAGAGATATATGGTAAGAAAACTTATTGTTGATTCGGTTATTTATTGGGCAAAAGAATATCATATAGACGGATTCAGATTTGATTTAATGGGACTTCATGACATTGAAACTATGAAACAGATTAGAACAAAGTTAGATGAAATAGATCCTTCTATACTTATGTATGGAGAAGGATGGACTGGTGGTGGAACACCACTTAGTGGAGAATATGCAGCAACAAAACAAAATGTTGTTAAGTTTGATAAAATGCAGATTGCAGCATTTAGTGATGATACTAGAGATGCTGTTAAGGGACATGTATTTAACATCAATGAGCGTGGATATGTTAATGGGAGAACAGGTCTTGAAGAGACAATTAAATTCTGCATAGTAGGAGCAACAGGACAAAAGGATATAAATTATGATAGGGTAATCTATTCTCATTGGTCTTGGGCAAATGAACCTTATCAATGTATAAACTATATATCGGCACATGATAATTATACTCTTTGGGATAAATTGGCGATGTCAAATAAAGATTCTTCTGTAGAAAAACGTAAAAGTATGAATAAGCTAGCAGCTGCAATTATTTTGACTTCTCAGGGAATACCATTCTTTCAAGCAGGAGAAGAATTCTTAAGAACTAAGAAAAATGATGATGGTAGCTTTAATCATGATAGTTATAATTCACCAGATAGAATAAATAATCTAGAATGGAAGAGAGCATTCGAGTATAAAGATATAGTTAATTATTATAGAGGTTTGATTAAGCTTAGAAAAAAATATAAAGCTTTTAGAATGAATTCTTGTGAAGAAATAAAAAAGAATTTGATATTTTTAGAAAAAGGTGAAAGTTATTATAAAGAAAATGTGGTAGCATATAAAATAGAAGATAATAGTGGAAAAAATTTATGTAATACTATAGTAGTAATATTTAATCCAAATGATGAGGAAGCATTTGTTGATTTAAAAGACTGTGGATGGAGTGTACTTGTTAATAAGGAAAAAGCTGGTGTAGATGAAATTTATTCTATAGCAGGTAATAATATTACTGTTCCTTCAAAGTGTGCTCATGTTTTAATCAAAAAATAA
- a CDS encoding alpha-amylase family glycosyl hydrolase: MNLWIRDSVIYEFYTLGFCGVLEPGKVYEKKNRLTKIEKWIPHLKEMSVNTIYFTPIFESSNHGYDTKDYYKIDERLGTNEDFKKLCEKLHENNIRIILDGVFNHVGREFWAFKDVQQRGRSSKYCDWFSGLNFGSRSPMGDDFNYQSWNGCYDLVKLNLRNQEVLDHLLNAVGSWIDEFDIDGLRLDAADSIDFEFFKILRKYVDSKKKEFWLMGEVIHGDYTRWANTEMLDSTTNYECYKGIYSSHNDKNYFEIAYSLNRLFGNGGIYKNLYLYNFVDNHDVNRLASTLKLPEYIYNVYTLLYTMPGVPSIYYGSEYGIKAVKGNGTDLPLRPELDLGKIDSANEKLFKLIKKLGNIRMESETLKYGSYEQVLVKNEQLVFSRMYKQDKVYILLNLSDKNSNLEFELPFNQGIDLLDDNKTIINGGRISITVPSFSAKIIKKLK; this comes from the coding sequence ATGAATTTATGGATCAGAGATAGTGTAATATATGAATTTTATACACTTGGGTTTTGTGGGGTTTTAGAGCCAGGCAAAGTGTATGAAAAGAAGAATAGATTAACTAAAATTGAAAAGTGGATACCACACTTAAAAGAAATGAGTGTAAATACCATTTATTTTACACCAATTTTTGAATCAAGCAATCATGGATATGATACTAAAGATTATTATAAGATTGATGAGAGACTTGGAACTAATGAAGATTTTAAGAAACTATGTGAAAAACTTCATGAAAATAATATAAGAATAATATTAGATGGAGTGTTCAATCATGTGGGAAGAGAATTTTGGGCATTTAAGGATGTACAACAAAGAGGTAGAAGTTCTAAATATTGCGATTGGTTTTCAGGATTAAATTTTGGTAGTAGAAGTCCAATGGGAGATGATTTTAATTATCAAAGCTGGAATGGCTGCTATGATTTAGTAAAACTTAATTTAAGAAATCAAGAGGTTTTAGATCATTTATTAAATGCAGTAGGAAGTTGGATAGATGAATTTGATATAGATGGGTTACGATTAGATGCAGCAGATAGTATAGATTTTGAATTCTTTAAGATTTTAAGAAAATATGTAGATAGTAAAAAGAAAGAATTTTGGTTAATGGGTGAAGTAATTCATGGTGATTATACAAGATGGGCAAATACAGAGATGTTAGATTCTACTACAAATTATGAATGTTATAAAGGCATTTATTCAAGCCATAATGATAAAAATTATTTTGAAATAGCATACTCATTAAATAGATTATTCGGTAATGGTGGAATTTATAAGAATCTATATCTTTATAATTTTGTAGATAATCATGATGTTAATAGATTGGCAAGTACGTTAAAATTGCCAGAATATATATATAATGTTTATACATTATTGTATACAATGCCAGGAGTACCAAGCATTTATTATGGTAGTGAATATGGTATTAAGGCGGTTAAAGGAAATGGAACAGATTTACCTTTAAGGCCAGAATTAGACCTTGGAAAAATAGATTCAGCAAATGAAAAATTGTTTAAGTTAATTAAGAAGTTGGGTAATATCAGAATGGAAAGTGAAACTTTAAAATATGGAAGTTATGAGCAGGTTTTAGTCAAAAATGAACAACTTGTATTTTCTAGAATGTACAAACAGGATAAAGTTTATATACTTTTGAATTTATCTGATAAAAATAGTAATTTAGAGTTTGAACTACCTTTTAATCAAGGAATAGATTTACTAGATGACAATAAAACTATAATTAATGGTGGAAGAATAAGTATAACAGTACCATCATTCTCAGCTAAGATAATAAAAAAACTTAAATAA
- a CDS encoding DUF1002 domain-containing protein, whose amino-acid sequence MKFKQLIGKTCIAFLSLGVLVTSMPSSIAHADSFKSVTIGADLSEQQKNEMLKYFEVTKNDANILEVTSAEEHKYLGQVATESQLGNKSISCSYVEPTDKGGLNITTNNLTWVTDGMIKNALITAGIQNANVKASAPFKVSGTAALTGILKGFENSSSGKKIDENAKQAANEELVVTGDLGDKIGQNDAANLMNNIKKDVVKEKPKTDSDLNKLVDKDAEPYKTKLTDDDIAKIKSVMNKINQLDINYNSIKDQLNDVTNQLKDKLSSAEAKGFFDKLGDLFSGFFHSIGSLFTSNSNDK is encoded by the coding sequence ATGAAATTTAAACAACTTATAGGTAAAACTTGTATAGCGTTTTTATCATTAGGTGTTTTAGTTACTTCCATGCCAAGTTCAATCGCTCACGCTGATTCATTTAAATCTGTAACCATTGGTGCTGATTTAAGTGAACAACAAAAAAATGAAATGTTAAAATATTTTGAAGTAACAAAAAATGATGCAAACATACTAGAAGTTACCTCAGCAGAAGAACATAAATATTTAGGACAAGTTGCTACAGAATCTCAATTAGGTAATAAATCAATATCTTGTTCTTATGTAGAACCTACAGATAAAGGTGGATTAAATATAACCACTAATAATCTTACTTGGGTTACTGATGGAATGATTAAAAACGCTTTAATTACAGCTGGTATTCAAAATGCAAATGTAAAAGCATCTGCACCTTTCAAAGTATCTGGAACTGCTGCTCTTACTGGTATATTAAAAGGATTTGAAAATAGTAGTTCTGGTAAAAAAATTGATGAAAACGCAAAACAGGCTGCTAATGAAGAACTTGTTGTTACAGGAGATCTAGGAGATAAAATAGGTCAAAACGATGCCGCCAACTTAATGAATAACATAAAGAAAGATGTAGTAAAAGAAAAGCCTAAAACTGATTCAGATTTAAATAAGCTGGTTGATAAAGATGCAGAACCATATAAGACAAAATTAACCGATGATGATATAGCAAAAATTAAATCTGTAATGAATAAAATTAATCAATTAGATATTAACTATAATAGTATTAAAGATCAGTTAAATGATGTTACTAATCAATTAAAAGATAAGCTAAGTAGCGCTGAAGCAAAAGGCTTTTTTGATAAATTAGGGGATCTTTTTTCAGGTTTCTTCCATTCAATAGGTTCCTTATTTACAAGTAATTCTAATGATAAGTAA
- a CDS encoding alpha/beta fold hydrolase yields MKKCNSNSSIISELDFKIKNVEKYISHSKYKEDMINKVEPYLKKKLENGYIIGEKGLKLYYEKFICENAKANIVICHGFGECTEKYYELIYYFINEGYSVFIIEHRGNARSQRLGIDDYQISVDKFSYYIEDFKKFIDEVVIPNGNDKKLLLFAHSMGGAIGTMFLERYQEYFSGAVLSAPMHEINTGKVPKFVATSIARIMKLCGRGNQYLPGQETYNGEKRVSARSTSCKERYEYQFNKVKNTKSYQTGGSSAGWYLEGAKVTKEMVKKKNASKVKIPILLFQAEYDTHVMPRGHYKFAGYAKNCRVIYIKGSKHEPYFEIDKIAFAFIERVLSFYSEIIN; encoded by the coding sequence ATGAAAAAGTGCAATAGTAATTCTAGTATAATTTCAGAATTAGATTTTAAAATTAAGAATGTGGAAAAATACATTTCCCATAGTAAATATAAAGAAGATATGATTAACAAAGTTGAACCATACTTAAAGAAAAAATTAGAGAATGGGTATATTATAGGAGAGAAAGGCTTAAAATTATATTACGAAAAGTTTATATGTGAAAATGCAAAAGCGAACATAGTTATTTGTCATGGATTTGGAGAATGTACTGAGAAATATTATGAATTAATATATTATTTTATTAATGAAGGATATTCAGTTTTTATTATAGAACACAGGGGAAATGCTAGATCACAAAGATTAGGAATAGATGATTATCAGATTAGCGTTGATAAATTTTCTTACTACATTGAAGATTTTAAAAAATTTATTGATGAGGTAGTTATTCCGAATGGAAATGATAAGAAGTTGTTATTATTTGCTCATTCTATGGGTGGAGCAATAGGAACTATGTTTTTGGAAAGATATCAGGAATATTTTTCGGGAGCTGTTTTAAGTGCACCAATGCATGAAATAAATACAGGAAAAGTACCTAAGTTTGTAGCTACATCTATAGCTAGAATAATGAAACTTTGCGGACGGGGTAATCAATATTTACCTGGTCAAGAAACTTATAATGGTGAGAAGAGAGTTTCAGCCAGATCTACAAGTTGTAAGGAAAGATATGAATACCAATTTAATAAAGTTAAGAATACTAAATCATATCAAACTGGTGGATCATCTGCTGGATGGTATCTTGAAGGAGCAAAGGTAACAAAAGAGATGGTAAAGAAAAAGAATGCTTCAAAAGTAAAGATACCAATACTGTTATTTCAAGCAGAATATGATACACATGTAATGCCAAGAGGACATTATAAATTTGCAGGCTATGCTAAAAACTGTAGAGTAATATATATAAAGGGATCTAAGCATGAACCTTATTTTGAAATAGATAAAATAGCTTTTGCATTTATTGAAAGAGTACTATCTTTTTATAGTGAAATAATTAATTAG
- a CDS encoding folate family ECF transporter S component translates to MKNFYNSVLCSSRELKNVRNLVTASLLITIKLILDLFTIQISPVLHLSFEFLASSTIGMLFGPVGGAVCGGLSDIINYIINPKGVFFPGFTISAMVLGMIYGTLLYKKKVTFIRCIIAEILVVLIVDIILNTFFLSLLYGKAFALLLPARAFKNVVMIPINASMMYFILKLVNRIKEQNF, encoded by the coding sequence ATGAAGAATTTTTACAATTCAGTTTTGTGCTCATCACGGGAATTAAAAAACGTTAGAAATTTAGTTACTGCTAGTTTATTAATTACTATTAAATTAATACTAGATTTGTTTACAATTCAAATTTCACCAGTTTTACATTTAAGTTTTGAGTTTCTAGCATCATCAACTATAGGAATGTTATTTGGCCCGGTTGGTGGGGCTGTTTGTGGAGGATTGTCTGATATAATTAACTATATAATTAATCCCAAGGGAGTGTTTTTTCCGGGATTTACTATATCGGCAATGGTTTTAGGAATGATATATGGGACTTTATTATATAAGAAAAAAGTTACATTTATTAGATGTATAATTGCTGAGATTTTAGTAGTGTTAATCGTAGATATAATCTTAAATACATTTTTTTTATCGTTATTATATGGAAAAGCATTTGCTTTATTACTTCCAGCAAGAGCATTTAAGAATGTTGTAATGATTCCAATAAATGCATCAATGATGTATTTTATACTGAAATTAGTAAATAGAATTAAAGAACAAAATTTTTAA
- a CDS encoding HD-GYP domain-containing protein, with translation MNAKTRIVSINNVEKGMVIAKDVEENGKLLLKKDSTVTELIIEKLKTVIFVGNIEIYDLKEENEKLEEKKENSVLQNKKQEEYNKVDEEFKLISSKLHATFLQIANQDTVCMDEVRAFSKRIQNELNPSNIVIKNIVLHGSGTDSIYRHAVNVAALSALLGKWVGLENTQLNLLVYSAILHDFGKTKINDEIISKNDCLNSKEFNVVKTHAQIGYNIAKEIPFLDKSVSYGVLMHHEREDGSGYPLGLKGDSIHKFAKIIAIADVFDAINSNRGYKDKKPPFEALQIVKSEGLGKLNYEYVKVFLEHVSNYYMGEKVLLNTGEKCKIIQMNLNNIDKPLLLKGDNFIDLEKEKHLHIKEMLL, from the coding sequence ATGAATGCAAAAACGAGAATTGTGAGTATTAATAATGTAGAAAAAGGTATGGTTATAGCCAAGGATGTAGAAGAAAATGGAAAACTATTATTAAAAAAGGATTCAACAGTCACTGAATTAATAATAGAAAAATTAAAAACAGTCATATTTGTTGGTAATATTGAAATATATGATTTAAAAGAAGAAAATGAAAAATTAGAAGAGAAAAAAGAAAATTCAGTGCTACAAAATAAAAAACAAGAAGAGTATAATAAAGTCGATGAAGAATTTAAATTAATATCTTCTAAACTACACGCAACATTTTTACAGATAGCTAACCAGGATACTGTATGTATGGATGAAGTAAGAGCGTTTTCTAAAAGAATTCAGAATGAATTAAATCCAAGTAATATTGTTATAAAAAATATCGTTCTTCATGGTAGTGGTACAGATTCTATTTATAGACATGCTGTAAATGTAGCAGCACTCAGTGCTTTATTAGGAAAATGGGTAGGACTTGAGAATACACAATTAAATTTATTGGTATATTCAGCAATTCTTCATGACTTTGGAAAAACAAAGATAAATGATGAAATTATTAGTAAAAATGACTGCTTAAATTCAAAGGAGTTTAATGTAGTTAAAACTCATGCACAGATTGGATATAATATTGCTAAAGAAATTCCTTTTTTGGATAAGTCGGTTAGTTATGGCGTGTTGATGCATCATGAAAGAGAAGATGGTTCTGGATATCCATTAGGATTAAAAGGAGATTCAATACATAAATTCGCTAAAATAATTGCCATAGCTGATGTTTTTGATGCAATTAATTCAAATAGGGGATATAAGGATAAGAAACCACCATTTGAAGCGTTACAAATTGTAAAATCAGAAGGTTTGGGTAAATTAAACTATGAATATGTTAAAGTATTTTTAGAACATGTATCGAACTATTATATGGGAGAAAAGGTTCTCCTAAATACAGGAGAAAAGTGTAAGATAATACAAATGAACTTAAATAATATAGATAAACCTTTATTATTAAAAGGTGATAATTTTATAGATTTGGAGAAAGAAAAACACTTGCATATTAAGGAAATGCTTTTATAA
- a CDS encoding arsenate reductase family protein: MNIQIFGTKRCFDTKKAERFFKERKVKFQFIDLNEKSMSKGELTSILKSKNINDLINTKSKDYAKLNFGSIRSSEIKAELLLKNQKVMMTPIVRNGKEATVGYEIDVWNKWINEQV; the protein is encoded by the coding sequence ATGAATATACAGATATTTGGAACAAAGAGATGTTTTGATACTAAAAAAGCAGAACGTTTTTTTAAGGAGAGAAAAGTTAAATTTCAATTTATCGATTTAAATGAGAAGTCTATGAGTAAAGGTGAGCTTACCAGCATACTCAAATCAAAGAATATTAATGATTTGATAAATACTAAATCAAAAGATTATGCAAAATTAAATTTTGGTAGTATAAGAAGTTCGGAAATAAAAGCTGAACTATTGCTTAAAAATCAAAAAGTAATGATGACACCAATAGTTAGAAATGGAAAAGAAGCAACTGTAGGATATGAAATAGATGTTTGGAATAAATGGATAAATGAACAAGTATAA
- the deoD gene encoding purine-nucleoside phosphorylase, translating into MSVHINAPQGAIAESVLLPGDPLRAKFIADTFLEDVVCYNEVRGMYGFTGTYKGKRISVQGTGMGIPSISIYANELINEYGVKNLIRVGTCGGYHEDVKVRDLIIAMSASTDSNLNLVRFQGRTFAPTASFKLLKPAYDIAIAKGLDPKVGSIYSSDVFYGDDNEDWKKWAKFGCLGVEMEAAGLYTVAAKYGVNALAIMTVSDHFITGEVTTAEERQTTFTNMMEVALDTIVELDK; encoded by the coding sequence ATGAGCGTTCATATTAATGCACCACAAGGTGCTATTGCAGAAAGTGTATTATTACCAGGAGATCCTTTAAGAGCTAAGTTTATAGCAGATACATTTTTAGAAGATGTAGTTTGTTATAATGAAGTTAGAGGAATGTATGGTTTTACAGGCACATATAAAGGAAAGAGAATTTCGGTACAAGGAACAGGTATGGGAATACCATCAATATCTATTTATGCTAATGAATTGATTAATGAATATGGTGTTAAAAATTTAATAAGAGTTGGTACTTGTGGTGGATATCACGAAGATGTTAAAGTTAGAGATCTTATAATAGCAATGTCAGCTTCAACAGATTCAAATCTTAATTTAGTAAGATTTCAAGGAAGAACATTTGCACCAACAGCAAGTTTTAAACTTTTAAAACCAGCTTATGATATAGCTATAGCAAAAGGATTAGATCCAAAGGTTGGAAGCATATATAGTTCAGATGTATTTTATGGAGATGATAATGAAGATTGGAAGAAATGGGCTAAGTTTGGCTGCCTAGGAGTTGAAATGGAAGCAGCAGGATTATATACTGTTGCAGCTAAATATGGAGTTAATGCATTGGCTATAATGACAGTAAGTGATCACTTCATAACAGGAGAAGTTACAACTGCTGAGGAGAGACAAACAACATTTACAAATATGATGGAAGTTGCTCTTGATACAATAGTTGAATTAGATAAATAA
- a CDS encoding cytidine deaminase, translating into MDYKKLINVALDYRNRAYSPYSNFKVGAAVLFESGKIYGGCNVENASFGATNCAERTAIFRGISEGETTIKSIAIVGSLNEYTYPCGICRQVISEFGDESIEVILAKSEDDYIIKDMREVLPGAFKKEALGK; encoded by the coding sequence ATGGATTATAAAAAACTTATCAATGTAGCTTTGGACTATAGGAATAGAGCATACTCACCTTATTCTAATTTTAAGGTAGGGGCAGCAGTACTTTTTGAAAGTGGAAAAATATATGGTGGATGTAATGTAGAAAATGCATCTTTTGGAGCTACAAATTGTGCTGAAAGAACTGCAATATTTAGAGGAATATCTGAAGGAGAAACTACGATTAAATCTATAGCCATAGTTGGAAGTTTAAATGAATACACATATCCATGTGGAATTTGTCGTCAAGTAATTTCTGAATTTGGTGATGAAAGTATAGAAGTCATACTTGCTAAAAGTGAAGATGACTATATTATAAAAGACATGAGAGAAGTATTACCAGGAGCTTTTAAAAAAGAAGCACTAGGTAAATAA